From Dermacentor albipictus isolate Rhodes 1998 colony chromosome 8, USDA_Dalb.pri_finalv2, whole genome shotgun sequence:
atcaatcaatcaatcaatcaatcaatcaatcaatcaatcaacacaAATACGTGACCAATagttcagaaatactttaatgaccCGTCGGGATTTacacagtgataaacaccggggccgcacgtttcggcTTCGCAGGTTTACAATCTGCACGGAGCGCTTGAACTGATGTCCTCTTTAAAACTTTTTGCTGATTTCTACATTTGATTGCAGTCTTAATGAACGTCCCGTTGTGGGGCGAGTACCCGCCGCCAGTGTTTACCATTCGACGACGGCTGGCCACCGGACGTGGAGAAAATTTTGGACTATACCGATTGCACTATCGGCGCCGCACTTAACGTGCGGAGACACCGTGGTAACATTACGCCGCACGCTTTGGGGGACGCTTCACCCGGCAAGCCATTTAGCTGTGGTCTGCGTCATGCCCATCGTGGTGCCCATCGTGGTGCTCATCGTGGTGGACGTGTCCCGTGACTGTTTCGTTGAGGGACCTGCAGTGTCCCCTGCCGCCGGTCAGGAATCGTTTCTCGGGATCGTCCAGGGTGCAGCGGTAGCCTTCCGAACAGGGATCTCTGAACAGGTTGGTGCACTCTTCGCCGGGACACTGCGAGAAATAGAGCGACGAAGAAAAtgcgtcaatcaatcaatcaatcaatcaatcaatcaatcaatcaatcaatcaatcaatcaatcaatcaatcaatcaatcaatcaatcaatcaatcaatcaatcaatcaatcaatcaatcattatTTCGCATGCATTCATTTACAAAAAATGAACGCTGGGACATaactaaaagctgcttttttgaAGCTTGACAAGGTTCTTGCCCGCATTCATGACAACGGGGACATAATAAAATAAAGTTTGTAGACTTTAGTGTGTGCAATGCGTCGCGAGAAACCCGTTcttttcgtgagaagctctgggtaagccagaaaaaacgtAAGAACGAAAAGTAAGAACGTAAAGTTAGAACGTCACGGATTTTGACGGTGTTAGCTCGGGCCTCGCTAACGGATAATTGGTAAAGAAGGACTGTACTGTAATCTGAAGGAGCCCAAGAACTGAACATAGCAAGCTCAAGAAATTTTACTAAGCCACCAACGGGCCAAATAGGAGAGGATACATTAAAATCCGGGACGTCACACGGACGTACCGACGCTGGGGTTTCGGCTCGAAATTCAGATAGtagaactttgaccttcattttgttTTCTAATAATAAACTCGCTACTACGAGATCAACGAAAATAGTTCTTCGGAAGAATATGTCTTATGGGATTAAACTTATCCAGCGTTTCTCTTTAGTTTCTCTTTAAATACCTGCAAATAAGAACGAAATATAGCCTTCAGCTACACATTCTTTTGAGCTACGCTTCCTCTTAGACTTACCTTGTGGCAGAAGTCGCAGCAGCCACAGTAGTCCTTGTAGCTGCCGCAGCTGCAGGAAACGGCCTGGCACGTTTCTGGGTCGCACGTCGCGGCGGCACAGTTGGGAGGTGACGTTGCGAACACACTGTAAAAACGGGGTCACGTAATTATTTGCAAGAAACGTGTCATTGCGAATTTGTAGTCGAAGAAAAAGGCGTGTTTATCCCTTCCTTCCTCACCTGATGAGTACCTTGGTGAATTAGACTAATAAAAGCAATTCAATCAGGCCTATTTTTGTAACCTTGTTCTAGTGACAGCTTTGAGTGATGCCTTGTATGTATGTGGAGAACGAACTTACTTCGCTAAAGGCGGTATCATTGGAAATTGTGGGGAAAATTGTACGCACGCCATTGATGTGGTGCGTAACATTGCTCGCTTACTTTCTTCGCATTTACCCTTCACGAGTCTATAATATCTCACTTGGCAAATGCGTTCACGCATGACTAGACGTCATGAACTGACAATTAAAGATGTACAGTACCGTTTCGGTAGGTACATATGTTACTATTTTTCAACACAGCGGTGGGGTCACGAGGTGTGATGAAAAAAGTTGATTAATAAGCTGTTTGAAGCGAGAGAGGGGATATAGTTGGGCTAGCCAAGTCGTGTCACTTGCTTTTCTCTTCAGTTAAAGTACACATGTTCACCAtttgttgttcttttgttttttgttgtcgTCGGAAATCTAGTACGAACATATTAATTCAATTGTCCTCATTGTGTACGAAAAGCATGTTTACGCTGAATGTCCATCTTTCGGGTGTGATCAAAGAGGCCAGGGTCGGTTTCATCTATGTAGTTGTAATGCAGAACTATTGATATCTCTGTCAGAACGTTCAGGTTGGTGatgctgcgtttttttttgcCGTTGTTACAGATGAGTAAATAAGGAACTGCAATTGGCAGTGGGATGGTTGCAGACTTACAGTCTGGAGCTTGCGGTACCTTGCTGAAGATATATTGTAATGCTAATATGAAGCTGGTGTCAGCCTTTGCGTTCATTCTGCGTTATCAACTCCAAAAAAATTTAAAACGGAAGTTTACACAGACAATTACTATAGCCGAAACAGTCGCCGGGCAAGCGTCAGTTTTTAGAGGTTACACTTTACTTTTGAAGAGCACATTGTTGAGGCACGGTCAACTAGTTATTTAAATgtcattcatttattttatttatgcctAGTTATCCCAGCACTGGGACAATAAATGGCGGGGCATAACGTGACGACCAATGGGTCACTGTGGGTAATTTGTGAGGTGAGAATCTTCAACGGCTTTCCTGAACAGTAATGCAACATCGGTAAGtaatcatatcgtaagaagccaacaaacgaagacaccaacgacaacacagggaaaattacttgaacttactaattaaattaaagaaatgatgaattaatggaagtgaaaatTAATGGAAGAACGATTGGCCGCAGGTGGAATACGAACCCACGCAttaagcgtgcgatgctcttaccatttgagctaccgcgacgccgTTTTCTCGTCCACTTTAtatggggtatttatgttttactactagaactaaccctgggagcgttagccagtgttaccactcacaaacctcggtggcggatgtggaacgtcctttctgccgcaggcgtcacgagtgcgTGATTTTTTTTAGCGAAATACGATTGGTCAATAAGcgcacacatgctacctgaaggcataagtgttgccggattcgaggcccacttgatgtaatgaacgagaagaaagggaaccgaggggcccgattttcaataatcgtatcataagaagccaataaacaaagacgccaaggacaacacaggggaaattacttgtgcttactaattaaattaaagaaatgataaattaatggaaatgaaagtggacgaaaaaagacatttccattaatatatcatttctttaattctatcagtaagtacaagtaatttcccctatgttgttcttgctgtccttgtttgtcggctttttatgatatgattaataaaatcgggcccctcggtttcccttTCTTTTCGGTAGGTAAGTGATTCCAGTCTTTGGCCATttgtaaaaagaaagagagctgAAATGCTGCTGCGTGGACGTGAAACGGGTATGCAACACTTTCGTGGTTTTGACGTGAAGTGCAGTGAGGTGGACTTATGACCTGCAAGTCTCGGCAAAATGAATGGACATTGTCTGAGTATTGGCTTAGTCCGGGTATCGTATGGGTAGCTTGTCTGGGTGTGTTCGCTTCTATGTCTGCGCAAAACTATACCTCTGCAAGTCCCGTCACACTGCGAGTCGCTTCCACATAATTCTTGAACTGTGGATGGATTGTCTCTGTTAAGTTCACCGCTTCACTAGACTTCTTACCTGACCGCAGTGATGGCGATGAAAATCATGGAAACCAAAGCGACCTTCATCTTTTCACTGCGAGAAAGACAGGAAATGATGGTTAGAACTTCACACCATAATTATTTTGGGTGACGTGATGTATGTTGGTGCTTCGCTCAGAAACGTTCAATGGTTGCGCCGGCTAATAAGCAAGCCTTATAAGGCGTAGTATATTTGAATAGATAAGAAAAGGAAACGTGAATGCCTGATATAGCTTGTTCTTTGCGTACCGATTATTGTACTTCATGTGGAAGAAAATATATTAAGTATAGAAGTCCGTTATTTCTATAGCTTGCGCGATGCATTTCGAGACCAATAATAGTATGAGCTAGTACAGTAATCTTTGTTTTTATGACCTGAACAGCACGATTTGAAAAACTTGTAAGCctcctttcttttcataaaatttttgTTTGGAACAGTTAAACAGTTGCTGAACAGTGAACAACGTACACTTCAGGTTTGACATGAACTCTAGAATAACAAATGTGCAGAGAGGCGTTTGATTTACTGAACTATAGTTTTAAGGTCACTTCAAAATTCCAAACTTTATGGGTAAAAAGACTGAACACATCCTCAAGAAAAACTTTCTACTCCTCCAAACCAAAACATACCAAACTTCATTTTGGTCACATTATAGCCTGTGACCAACGGGTCATGCGAATTGGCGGGAGAAAGAAACACGTGGATATTGTAAGTACTTGATCTAGCGTTAGGCATGTCAAGAATGTGCTGGCGCGAGGAATTTCAAATCACGCGACACTACTCCTTTCATACTTAGGAGCAGGCGCTTGCTATATCGTTCTCAGTACAATCTAAATAATAAGTTGAAGTAGTACTTCTACGAGCTTTTTGAAGACAAATACTCGATATGAAATTCTTGTTTACGTTAGTGTTAAGAATGAGACACCAGAGAGTGAATAAATTTAAGGTGTGTTCGTGTTCCAAAGCGTTAAGCAGAAGGTATAACTCCTAGTCTGTTTGAAAACTTGAAAGATATCTCACCTCGCTCGTCCTTGGCGCAGTAAAGGCTTGCTCTTCCTCGCTTCGAAACctgaagaattataagcaaacaCCGTCTTTCAGAGCTGCCCTTATATATGAACGAAATGAAACATGGGTCGCGGTCTCTCAGGATAGCGCCAACGAAGGACGGCTTTTCTGGGGCCATGGCGAAATTAGAAACGCGCCCGCTCGAAAGATGGCTGATACAAGAACGGGGACACATCTCACGTCTATAGCTTGGCATGACCCTTGCGCGGTTTACCGGACACCGGGTCTCGGTTGGGTCTCTCCGCATGCAGAAAGAGACTCCGGCACTTCTCACCGATAACCGTTTGAAGGACAGCCGCTGCAAAACAGCAGTCTACTGCGATAAACGCAGCGAGTTCGCAGAGAAAGGCGGATTGCCAGAAGACGCGAATAATATTTGCCCGATGAATTACAATGTTGAGTTGGGTGACTATTTGCTTTAGGACACACGTTGAAAGGGCATAATTAAAGCCGTGGTACAGCTTGAATGATGTGATCTCCACACGCGGGTCCCAAAACAAAGAATTATAAGGTCAATTAGCAAAAGTTTATTAGTCGCTGCAGCGCAATCGAAGAAGTCGTGTGTGCTCAGAAGAAATCCTAAGACAAACACCTATTCTGAGAGATCCGTCCTTTAAGTTCGCTACGAAATAAACAGTCTTTCCAGCTAATACTTCCCCCAAATCCTCCCTCTAGCAGTCTAGCGCGAGCGTATGTTTTAGCATAGTACAGCGACagatgtcttgaaactgatgctTGTTTCTGAATTTCTCGGGCAGGCGAAATCCATGGTTTTACGACCTCTTATGTGGTTGGACAGTTAtttcaggtaaaaaaaaagagagaaagagagaaagaaagagaaggatgCCGAGGAAAAAAATGTGTATTCACTATAAGTATGGAAGTTGTGACTTTCGTGGGAATGCATTCAGTACAACCCGAAGCTTCTTATTAGCAACGGATTTTCGGTCGCAGTGTAGGTCTCTTTCTTTTGACTCAAGGGCGCGCAGTTAAAGAACGACGACGACAGTGATTGGCAGCACGAGAAGACAAATGATGACACTGGGTCGTATCTTTGTTATGACgaagttttttatgcgaagcatattacgagggctcaacccagctcctcaggcgcggcggtgaccatgaaatcacgtgacaccgtgacgtcacgacagaggagaagtggctttggctcaactcttgcaagacgggctgggtgggaatcgaaccagggtctccggagtgtgggacggagacgctaccgacgctaccactgagccacgagtacaacgcttcaaagcggtacaaaagcgcctctagtgaatgcggtgttgccttagaaacgcgctgtttctaaggcgtgcgtctcttgctcaggcgcacatttcgttgccgcgccgaacgctgctttgctcgacgctcaccgcgtccaatgcggggcgcgtagtcgctgccctgtagcccattgtcttacaccccttggcgggtcgacgggaacgctgtcgcgttccactcttgaaggcgaagaagtaatgcatgagttgtttcttcgtctagccgaaccaaatatagccaagcaacagcagttcaccaggctaaacagtggttcaacaactaaaataaaggctagtatgcttcgcatcctgggcttaaccttacctaagccacagccatttttttttctacagctcAAAAGCGGTGACTGTCATGCCGAAACACTTTTATTGCAAGGTTGCGCAGGTTTGGGGGACACCTCTTGCAAACGCATTTAGCTGTGGTGATGGTGTGGGGTGGCTATTTCATTGTGGAGCCTGTAGTGTCCCGTAGCTCCGGTCCCGAAGCGTTGGTCGGAATGATCCAGGGTGCAGTGGAAGCCCTCCGTGCCAGGGTCCCTGAACGGCTGGTACACTCTCCGTTGGGAGACTGCGAAAATAGAGCACACGATGCAGAAAGCGGTCACATAAAGTTAGGCGCTTTATGGCACATGCGGGCGGTCGCCTTGAACCGCTCCAGAGGATTTCGACTTGGGAGCGCGACCGAGATCTGGCGGAGTTGTGGTGACGTGGCTGCTGCAACTTCCGTTGTTGGCGCAGCGTCTGCCACAGTGAGTGTGCGTCTTTTGGGTCCGCCATGTTTGTCTGCAGCAGAAGAAGCGCCGGCCTTTTTCCGCTCCGGCCTCCAATCGCTTCATCTTGCTTGGTATCGTTGCCATACTAGTTCAATCGGAAAGCGGTAGGGACCAGCGGGTCGGTGGGGATCAATGTGGTGATAGTTGCGGCAGGCGCGGTTTAGCCTGGTATTAAGGTCGTCAATTAAAGCTCTCGAGCGTGCTGTGCTCTGGTGCCGAGTCACACGGCCGAGCATCCAACAGACTGGCATTCTGATTTTTGTTTGTACATAACACAAAAAAAGGAACGTAGGGCAAATTACGTAAGAAAACCCTCCGTTAGTTTTTTGAGTAGACTGGCCTCGGTTATATACATTTCAGGCTGTCTAAATAAAAACTTAGGAATCTCTTCAGTGTGCGCATCTGGGTGGTACCACGTATTCCCGGCGTATGAGAGCGCCTGCAGATCATCTGTGATGTCATCTATTTACACTATAGGCCAAagaagtaaacggaccacggcttaggtggctgttgtggctgcggcACCGCGGCGCTGCTATATCTCACTACGCGCGCTCACGTTGAGAGCGCTTCCTGTGAGGCCAAACTTCGCTCTCACTATCGCGTGGGAccttgtcacgcttgataaatttctagcaCACCGTTCGGTTGCTGTGCTGttgacggtcgcgacgaaggaaACCGCGCATCATCGGTAGTCGAGCACATCGCGCAGTGACGGCCGGCCACCGGGCATAAAATTAGCCATGGCTCTGTGAAGGAACGAAGATTTCtcttttgcttatattcaccttatCGCTTATATTAGTGCCTATCGGCTGCGTCCACCACTGCTCAAGTTTAGGCAGCATCACGCAAGGTGTCGCAatggcggctacggtgacgcgcgctctTCGCCGGCGCGATTAGATAGAGGCGGCAAGCTTTGATGCGAGCGTGGTTTCTCTGTCGAGATT
This genomic window contains:
- the LOC135918312 gene encoding venom protein 302-like — protein: MKVALVSMIFIAITAVSVFATSPPNCAAATCDPETCQAVSCSCGSYKDYCGCCDFCHKCPGEECTNLFRDPCSEGYRCTLDDPEKRFLTGGRGHCRSLNETVTGHVHHDEHHDGHHDGHDADHS